The genomic DNA ACAAACACCGATGTCCTGCGCCTCGGGCTCGACTGGGTGACGACGCTGGAAGCGGGCGGAACCATTCCGCGCAACGAGGTCGAGCAACAATATGCATTGCTGATGGCGCCGCTAACCCAGCGCCGTCCGCTCGACACGACGGCGATCGTCATTGCCGGTTCCGAGCCGATGGTGGACGACAGGCCGCAGTCGGTCGCGGCCGCCGTGCCGGACTATCGCAAGGAGGATGCGGGGACTGGCCACAAGCTCGAGCTGGCCCTGAACGTGAAGTCGACGACGGCGAAGGTTGGCGACGAGCTTTCCTTCGAACTCAGCGCCAACCAGGCCTGCGAGCTGCAAATCCTCTATGTCGAGGAGAACGGCAACGTCGAGGTCATCCCGGACGTGATGATCGGCAACACCACGCTTAAGCCGGGCGAGAGACGCCTGATCCCGCAGCCGGGCACGGGCACGCTCACCTTCGACACACCTGCGCCCGCCGAAACGATGCTGGCCTTCTGCCGTGCCGGCGGGCTCGGTGACCAGAAGCTGACGGTGGAGAAGGCACGCCAATATGTCGCGACGTCGCGGTTGCCGCCGACACGGGGACTCGCGATCAACCTGGCCAAGCGGGCGCAGGGTGACGCGGGTGCCAGCAGTGTTCAGATGGTGACGTTCGAGATCAAGGATTGATGGTCGAGTCATGGTTCAGCTACGAGCATTTCTCCTCGCTTCGGCGGTTCTGGCGGTCTTCACCGCGCCGGTCATGGCCTGCGACGGTCTTCGCCTGGCCTCCGAGGCGCTGAACCGCGCCGACGAGGCCGGCACTAAGGTGGCGGCCGACCCCGTAAACATGAAGGGTTGCTCGGCGACCGAGATCGCGCTCACCCGGCGCATCGCGGCGCTCGCAACCTTCAACCGGGTTGCAGCGGCAGTGGGGCAAGGCGCGAAGCTTGAAACCTTCGAAGCGGAACTGACGGCCGCAAGCCGCGACGCCGGCGGCCCCTGGCAGATCCTCGATGCGCTCGGCGATATCAAGCGTGAGCGCAAGGATTACGACGCCGCGGCGACCTCCTATCAGCAAGCGCTGGAAGATGCGGCAAACGAGGAACTGACACCGGATTGGATGGCGCCGGACAAGGCCTACATCGAGCGGCTGGACCGCCTGGCTTCGGAAATGCGGCTCGCTGCAACCAAGCCGGTCAAGCTCGTCGCGCGCGGCGCCTGCAAGTTCTCCTATCGCGGTGTTTCGATCCGGAAAAAGGCGACGCCGGTGCGCTACGTCTTCGGCACGGCCGAGTTTACGCCCGAAGGCCTCGAGTCGGCCAGGGACCTGTTCGAGTGCCTGAAGTCGGCAAAGCCGGCCGCGATCACCCTGATCGGTCACACCGATCCGGTAGGTACCCCCGAGGCGAACATGGCGCTCTCGCTCGCCCGTGCAAAAGCGTTGGCTCAATACCTCGTCGACGCCGGTTATCCCGGCACCTGCACGGTTGTCGGCAGGGGCGAGGACGAACCGTTCAAACCCGATGATCCGACCGCCTATAGCGAGGAGATGTTGCACCAGCTCGACCGGCGCGTGGATGTGGATGTGGGGAAATGACAGTGCTGTGCAGAACCCTGCTTGCGATGAGCTTGCTCGCATTGCCGGCGGCCCCGGCGATGGCCTCGACCTCGGCGCTGGTCGTCGGGGTGGACAAGTATCCGCACGAAGTAAGCCTCGATGGTGCCGTCCGCGATGCGCAAGACGTCACGCAGGCGCTGAAGGCGGCGGATGTCGCCCCGATCCGCCAATTCATCAACGAACAGGCGACCAAGGATGCAATCCGTGCGGCCTGGGGCGAGCTTGTGGCGGCCGCTGAGCGCGGCGATACGATCGTCTTCACCTATGCCGGGCACGGTGCGCAGATGCCGGAGCTGGTCGCCGGCAGTGAGGAGGACGGGCTCGACGAATTCCTGGAGTTGCCGGGCTTCGACCGGGCGCGTGCTGAGGAGACGGCGAGCGAAATCATCGTCGACAACGAGCTCAGCGCCTGGTTCGCGGAGGCGGAAGCCAAGGGCATTCATGTCCTGTTCGTCTCCGACAGCTGTTATTCAGGCGGCATGAACCGCTCGATCTCCGGCAAGACGCGGCTGGCGCCGATGGTGCGCGCCAAGCTGCCGCCGCCATCCAAGGAGGCGCTGTCCGGCGCCAAGGTGAGGGACGTGGAGCTGTCGCAGGTGACGATCCTCGCCGCATCGCTCGAAAGCCAGCCGACCCCGGAAGTGGTTATCGGCGGCGAGCCCCGCGGCGCCCTGAGCTGGAGTTTTGCCCGTGCGTTGGAAGGCGCCGCCGATCGCGATGGCGACGGGCGGATTTCGCGGGTCGAACTCGAAGACTACGTGTTTTCCAACGTCAAGCTGCAGTCGGAAGCCCTGCAGGTGCCGAACTTCACGCCGCAACTGGCGCGCTCCGACAAGGAAATCGTGCTGTCCCTGCCGCGTAGCGCCAAGGTCGGCGTGGCGCCAACAGTGAGCGGCACGAAGCATGCACTGAAGTCGCCGCGCGAAACCGGATGGACGGGCAATTTGCCATTGAGCGTCGTCGGTGACATGCCTGATCTTGCCAATATCGGTGGCGACGGCGTGCCCTACCGGTGGGAGGCGACATCCGGTGTCTTCTATACGCCGAACGGGGACGTCGCCGCGGAACATGTCGCGCCCAAAAGGCTCCAGGGCGTGGTCGACAAATTCATCCTGGTGGATTTTCTGAAAGCACTTGCGGCGCAGAGCCCGGGAGCCGTTTCGCTGAAGCCCGTCAAGGACATCTACTTTGCCGGCGACCGCCTGAACGTCGAGGCGCCGCAGGGCGGCTATGCCAACATGCTGGTCTTCAACCTCGCCAATACCGGCGAAGCACAACTGCTCGACGTGCAGATTGCCGGCAGCGAAAGCCATGCCTTCAAGCTGCGTGACCTGGAGGTGGTCAAGCCCTTCGGTGCGGACCATCTGGTCGTCATCGCGACCAATGCGCCTGTCGACGCGATCGCGGCCGCCTTTGCCAATTCGGACCTCGACGCAGCGGCCTTGCTGCGCTTGCTCGAAACGCGCCTGGAAGGGAGTGAGAGTACGATCGCGGTTCAACCGCTTTACACGAGAGGTCAGGGCCAATGAGCATGGGCGCCAGATCGCGAGTGCCGTTCCTTCACGCCCTTGCGTGTTTCATGCTGCTGGCTGCTCCTGCGGTCGCCGGAGATCGGGCTTTGCTGATCGGGGTCGGCAACTATCAGAA from Ensifer adhaerens includes the following:
- a CDS encoding OmpA family protein — protein: MVQLRAFLLASAVLAVFTAPVMACDGLRLASEALNRADEAGTKVAADPVNMKGCSATEIALTRRIAALATFNRVAAAVGQGAKLETFEAELTAASRDAGGPWQILDALGDIKRERKDYDAAATSYQQALEDAANEELTPDWMAPDKAYIERLDRLASEMRLAATKPVKLVARGACKFSYRGVSIRKKATPVRYVFGTAEFTPEGLESARDLFECLKSAKPAAITLIGHTDPVGTPEANMALSLARAKALAQYLVDAGYPGTCTVVGRGEDEPFKPDDPTAYSEEMLHQLDRRVDVDVGK
- a CDS encoding caspase family protein encodes the protein MTVLCRTLLAMSLLALPAAPAMASTSALVVGVDKYPHEVSLDGAVRDAQDVTQALKAADVAPIRQFINEQATKDAIRAAWGELVAAAERGDTIVFTYAGHGAQMPELVAGSEEDGLDEFLELPGFDRARAEETASEIIVDNELSAWFAEAEAKGIHVLFVSDSCYSGGMNRSISGKTRLAPMVRAKLPPPSKEALSGAKVRDVELSQVTILAASLESQPTPEVVIGGEPRGALSWSFARALEGAADRDGDGRISRVELEDYVFSNVKLQSEALQVPNFTPQLARSDKEIVLSLPRSAKVGVAPTVSGTKHALKSPRETGWTGNLPLSVVGDMPDLANIGGDGVPYRWEATSGVFYTPNGDVAAEHVAPKRLQGVVDKFILVDFLKALAAQSPGAVSLKPVKDIYFAGDRLNVEAPQGGYANMLVFNLANTGEAQLLDVQIAGSESHAFKLRDLEVVKPFGADHLVVIATNAPVDAIAAAFANSDLDAAALLRLLETRLEGSESTIAVQPLYTRGQGQ